DNA from Lactobacillus sp. ESL0791:
CAACACCAGACACTTGAAAATCTGCCAGATAAAGTTTTTAGCACACTCCGTCCAATAAACAGCCAAGACAATGTCACATCATATCTTAAATCAAGCGCAAGCCGGGAGAAGGGTTAAGCTTGCCAAATCTACAACCGTTCTCATTCTTAAACAGCTGCAGCAAATTATTATAGGCAACTCTTCCTTCAAGTAAAATACCGTTATAAGTGTCACTCTCATTAAAAATAATTGTTGTGGGAATGTGCTTGATATCATATTTTTTAGCCAACATCTTGTCTTCATTAATTGAATCAAAAATATAATTAGTATCCTGGTAACTTGTGATACTTTTTGAATCTAGTTTTAATTCTTTAGCGATTTTAATTGGCAAGGCAGGAGTATACACCGCAAAATTCCGGTTGATTGCTTTTTGCAACTGAAAAAGAAACGAACGGGCCTTTTTGTTGCCATAATTTAGTTTAATCGCGTGATAATACTTTAGCGATTGGTAGGCTGCAATCGTATACTTGGAAATGTTGGAAATGTTTTGTCCATCCTTGGTTCGGCGAATAATATCAGACTTGATAACCTCGGAATTGACAAGCGGAATGTAGTGAAAACAGACGTCAACATTAAGGTCATCAATTGTTTTCTTTATTAAATTTTCTGTATCATAACAATAAATGCCGATGGGATTAATAAAAAGAAAAACCTCAAACATAAACGTACACCTCTTACTTATTGTGTATATAAACTTTACTTTACCAAATTCTAAAGTTCTAAACAAAAGATATGCCTATTATTGCTTATCTTCTGTGCATGTATGCGCGTGCAATCTTATTTTGGTTTTTATTTTTACTTGTTTGTCTAAAATTATAATTATTTTCCAATGTAAATAAAACTTTTTTGATTAGTGCCGGATTCGTATTTTCGATTTCTAGTTCATAATCCGTGTATTGATCAGGATATGAAGTGGCATCAAGGGTTAGTTCACAGCCTTCAGGACCATCTGCTAAGATGCGTTTGGTTTTACTCCAAGTTTGCAAACGCAGGTGGGTCTGTTCATCAGCGAAGTGCTGCTGCAGGTACTGGCCGACATTTCCGTTGAAGGTGCAGGTAGCTCCTGTTTGGGCCTTCTTAACGATTTTATTTGCATTTTCAGGCGTTAGCTGATCGGTAATTTCAATTACCTCATGAAAATTTCTTTGGACTGGATCAAGGTCAGGCACCTTGAGTGTTTGCTCGGCATGATCGGCAAAGACGCGGACACGGCAGCCAATGTTATTTGCCTTGAGAATGCCATTAGGAGTGTCAAAGTAATAATTTACCTGCGTAAACACCTGTTTATTTGTAAAGTCACTAACTAATTTTTGGTAAACAGCCTCTGGTAAAATTGTTTTTGCTTCAATTTCGCGTTCTTTTGTCATGTGAAATTACTCCGATCTTTTTCTTTTATATTATATGCTAGAATAAAGGGGTTGGTATAAGAAAGGAATTTTTCTAATGGAATTTGACTGGGAAAATTTTTTATGGCCTTATGATGAGGCTGTTCGTGAATTAAAAATAAAGTTTCGGTCCCTTAGACAAAGTTTTTTGACCGCGGGTGAGCATTCCCCGATTGAATTTGTTGTTGGCCGGGTTAAGACGGTTGATTCGATCAAGGAGAAGATGACCAGGCGGGTGATCAGTCCTGAGGTAATCGAAACGGATATGCAGGATATTGCGGGAATTCGGATTGTTTGCCAATTTGTTGACGATATTTACAAAGTGGTTGATTTGATTCATGCCCGCGATGATATGGAAGTTGTTGAGGAACGTGATTATGTGCAAAATGCCAAGCCTTCAGGCTACCGCTCTTATCACATGGTAATTTCTTATACAGTTTATTTGCCAGATGGCCCTAAGAAACTTTTGGCAGAAATTCAAGTACGGACATTGGCAATGAATTTTTGGGCAACGGTTGAGCACACGCTGAATTATAAATATAACGGTTCATATCCCGCTGACATTTCAAAACGATTAAAGTCAACCGCCGAAGCGGCTTATCACCTTGATGAGGAAATGTCGCAGATTAAAGATGAGGTGCAGGAAGCACAGAAAATTTTTACCAAGAATAAGGGTAAGGAAAAATCATGAGGGTAGCAATTGCTCATAACAATAATGATGAGACCTTGAAGGTAGTTGCACGCTTGAAACAACTCCTGGAGGAAAAAGATGTTGTGTTTGATGCCAAGTATCCGGATATTGTCATTACCGTCGGCGGCGACGGTACCTTGATTAACGCTTTTCACCGCTATGTCAATCAGGTCAGCTCAATTCGCTTTATCGGCATTCACACAGGACATTTGGGGTTTTATACCGATTGGTACAGTGACAACTTGGATAAAATGGTCGACGCTCTACTCATGCATGAACCTGAGTCTGCTTCTTATCCTTTGTTAGAGGTTACGCTGGTGACAGAAGCTGGTGAAAAAAAGCGCTATTTGGCGCTGAACGAGTCCGCGGTTAAACGCGTGTCGCATACTTTGGAAGCCAATATTTATATTGATGACCAGTTGTTTGAAAACTTTCGTGGTGATGGTGTCTGCATTTCAACGCCGACGGGCTCAACGGCCTACAATAAGTCGTTAGGTGGCGCCGTGATCCATCCCCGGCTCAAGGCACTGCAAATGACCGAGATTGCCTCAATTAATAATCGGATCTTTCGCACATTGTCGTCGCCGATTGTGCTCGCACCTGATCAGTGGATTACCGTTGTGCCGAATGCCGACCATTTCGTGATGACCGTTGATGGCAGCAGACTGAATGTGCTTAATGCGAAAAAAATAATTTTTCGCATTTCCAGCCATGTAATTCAGTTCGACCGCTTTGGCCACCATCATTTTTGGACACGAGTAAAAAACTCGTTTATTGGTGATGACAATGACGCTGTTTAAATTAATGGTTGAAGCCAAAAGCCCTAAAAATTTGGGGGCTTTTTTGTTAAAGAGCGGTTTTTCTAGAAGGGCGATTAATAATGCCAAAAACCGTCAGGGAATGATCCTGGTTAACCACCGCCGGCGTTATACGGGCTATGAACTAAAAACTGGTGATGAAGTGATTTTTGTTACCGGCAGAGAAAAGAAGAATCAGTGGCTTAAGCCCTCGGTCAAACCGATTAAGATTGTTAGGGAAACGGCTAATTACGTGGTGGTGAACAAGGAGGCTGGGGTATTATCGATCCCCTCGCGTTATGAGGACGATGATGCGGTGGTAAACCGGCTATTATTTTACTTTGGTGATCAAGTAGAAAAGCTTAAGCCACATGTGATTACTCGTCTGGATAAGGACACCTCGGGTTTAGTCTTAGTGGGGAAAAATGCGATTACCCATGCAATGTTCAGTAAAATTCCGAAACAGGATTTTACTAAAAAGTATCATGCGGTTGTTCACGGCAACTTTGCTGATAATGAGTTAAGCGGTGTGGTGCGGGCACCGATTGGCAAACGGGATGCCAGTGTTGTACGCTGCATTAGGCCGGAGGGGCGGCCGGCAGTAACTGAATATCGGGTGTTGGAGCAGACAGCAGGAGCCAGTTTAGTGGAGCTGCATTTATTAACAGGACGCACCCACCAGATTCGGGTGCACATGCAGTACATCGGGCACCCGCTGTTTGGCGACAAACTCTATGGCGCTAGTGATGCTTTTGCCAGGCAGGCCTTGAATTGCTGCTACTTGGCCTTTCCAGATCCGTTTGCTAGCAAGCAGAAGACAAAAATTACGGTTGAAGATCCGCAGGACATGAAAAAATTATGGGACAGTCTTAAAAAATAAGGCTGTTTTTTTACAAAAAATTCTTTACATTTCAATGGTGTACCACTACAATAATACACAAGAGGTGTAAGAAAATGAAATTAACTAATTTAACCGTTAAATACGGCAGGAAAACTTTGTTAGACAATGTCAATTTTACGTTGACAAATCGGGGCCATATTGTTGGTATTTTAGGCCAGAATGGTGCGGGCAAGACGACATTAATTAACGTGCTCTTGCAAAAAATAAATAAATTTACCGGTGAACGTGAGGTAAGTGAAAGCATCTCATATTTACCCGATAAATTTTTCTTATATGAAAGCATGACCGTGGGGCAGGCAATTAAGTTGTTTGCTCAAGCATTTCCAGATTTTGATGAACAGCGGGCGGAGCGGATATTGGCACACTTTGGCCTGGAGCATAGTATGAAGCTTCATTCTGGCTCTAAAGGCAATCATGAACAGGTTCACCTGGCGCTGGTTTTGGCGAGAAATGTTGATTTTTACGTGATGGACGAACCGCTGTCGGCAATTGATCCGTTGAACCGGCAGGTTTTTATTAAGGCAATTGAAAATTTTCGGCGGAAAAATAGTACGGTCATCATCGTTACACATTTACTGCGTGATTTGGGCGAAATGTTTGATGATGTGGTTTTCATGAAAAATGGGCAAATTATTGCGATGGATTCACAGGCCGAATTACTGGAAAAATATCAAAATCTGGAGACGGCTTATGCTGAGGTAGTCGGACGATGAAGGAATATTTATCTTTGCGGTTAAAGAAGATGGAACCGCTGTTTTTGGTGCCGATGTTAGTCGAAGTAGTCTTTTTATTTTTAAGAATTGCTAATCCTAGAGATAATATTCTTCCATATATTCATGACACCTGGTATATTGCTGCTGCCGCAGTATTACTTTTTGCTACAAGCCATAATGTTTTAAAAATGTATTATGTTGGCAGTGATCAGGTGCTTGCTATTTTACCGTTTACAAATGAGTTGCTGACAGGTATTGAAATATGTTTTTATACCTTGTTTTCTGTTTTATTTGGGTTAATGTTTCGTTACGTAAACCTGTATGGTGAAAAGGAGCAATTTTCTTTTTGGAAATATGCTTCAAAAGGAACATTATTGTTGCTATGGTTTTATGCAATATTGTTTTGTTGTTGCGCTTTATTTAAAAATATTAGTAAGCCGCTAATAGGTAAAAGTTTGATTTTATTGTCTACCATAGCCGTTATTATTTTGGAAGAAATCTCCTTTAACTATGGCAATCATCAAGAAAATCTAACCTATTTCATAACTATAGTGCTTAGCATTAGCGTAATTACTTTTTTAAAACGACGCGGAAAATTAAATTATTTAGACTTGGAAAATTAGGAGGTAGGACAATGAGGGAATATTTATCTTTGCGGTTAAGGAAAATGGCACCACTGTTTTTGGTGCCGATGTTAGTGGAAGTAGTCTTTTTATTCTTCCGGATGGCTAAGCCCAAAAATGAGACAATTTCTGCTTTTCATGGTATTTGGTATCTGGCTGCCAGTGCAGTTTTGGTGTTTGTGACCAGCTATAAAATAATGCAGATGTATTATGTCGGCAGCGACAGGTTGATCGGGATTCTGCCTTTTGCTAATGAATGGTTAACGCTAATCGAAATAGCTTTTTATTCGCTGTTTACACTTTTATTTGGGTACCTATATCATTATATTAATAACTATCAAGAAAATTATCATTTTGCTTTTGCCGATTATACTTTACAGAAATTATTGTCTTTGCTGAGCTTTTATCTATTGCTGTTTATGTTTTGTGCCCTATTTAAAAATGTGCGCAAGGCAGCGGTAGGCAAAACATTAATTTTATTGTTTACGGCAGCCGTGATTATTTTGGAAATCGTTGCCTTTATTAAACTTAATGATGGTAAATTTTTGCACTTTTTCTCGGGCGTAAGCACACCGGATGTCAAGATGACATATTTAAACGTTCTGCCGTTTGACTTTTTTGGTTCTAAGGCCAGTTCTTCAACGGCCTTTACCAATCAGTCTTACTTGCTTAATGGCGGCACAATTTTCTTCAGTTTATTTTTAAGTCTTGGTTTAAAGCGATTTGCCAGCTTAAGTTACGTGGATTTGGAAGGCTAGTAATTTTAAGCTAAAAAAAGAATTCATTATTAATAAATGAATTCCCCAATGATCAAAGTAATGGTCTTATTACGTAAGATTATTGCTTTTTTAATTTTCTGTGAATAACACCCGCGTGCCTTCTGGAACGGCAATCTTTTTCTGTACGGGCGTCAAGCAGCCGGTTTCGGCACTGCGGGTGTACAAAGTTGCATTATTGGTATTTTGGTTAGCAACGACAACGTATTTTTCCTCTGGATCCCAGTTAAAATCGCGGGGAAATTCACCAAAGACTGAAACACGCTGGACTAATTTCAAAGTATTGTCATCATTAATACCAAAGACCGTGATTGAGTCATGACCGCGGTTAGAAACATAGATGAATTTGTCGTCACCGCTGATCTTAATTGCAGCGGCGCCATTGTGGGCGGTAAAGTCTTCTGGGATGGTGGAGTAGGTGGCAATATTTTCGAACTGCCAGCTTTCTTCATCGAATTTGACAACGTTAATCTTGCTGGATAGTTCGCCGGCAACGTAGAAGCAATGGCCATCTTTAGAAAAAACAATGTGACGTGTGCCAAAGCCGGGTTCGTTGTGGTATGCGGCCAAGTGGTCTAACTTGTTGTTATTTAACCGGTAAAAGTCAACACGGTCGTTGCCTAGGTCACAGCTGACCAAATTACCCGCTGGTGTCTCATCAAAAAAGTGTGGGTGTGGGCCGTCTGTTTGTTCAGGCCGCGGTCCCAGGGTGTCGGCTATATGCGTGCAGTCGGCAAGCAAGGTTAATTTACCGTCTGCTGAATAATTAAAGACCTGCAAGACACCTGTGTGGTAGTTGGCGGTGTAAATCAACTTTTTCCGTTTATTGATGCCGATATAGGCTGGTGAGGAACCAGGGGTAAGATAGTTAGATGTTTCTTCATAGCCGTCGCCCTTTTGTTTGAAGACGCTGATTCCGCCTTTTTCTCCCGCATTGTTGATTGTAAAAATTAACGGGCCGTCTTTTTGAAAATAGGTTGGGCCGCCTACCGTAATGATAGGTTCTGCTTGACCTAATGTGACTTCTTCTGCATTTTCATTTACAGGTAATTCATAAATCCCTTTTGAAGTATTTTTGGTGTAGCCACCGATTAACACTTTCATAACTAACCTCCATTGTTTAACTATTGCAATATGTAATACTACTAGTATACCACGAGCTTTTTCTAGCAAATTAGTTTGCCGGTTAGTCTACCCTCGTAAGTATTTTTACGCTGCTTGAACAATTTTGAACGAATTTGAACGATTTTGATTTTTTCTTGAGCTTCAAGTCATAAAAAATTAAGCATTTTTGTATAAAGGGCTAATATGACGCTAATTTGTCGTACTAAAACAAGGTAATTAGTCAAATAAATTTATTAAAGACTATCTTTTTGGTAATTTTTGACTATAATTCTTATAATATACTTCAGCACTTAGAGAGCGCCTGACATGAAAATGTAATATTTTAAGTGCCAGTAAGAGCTTCACATTTTAATTTAAAGTGTTAAAGTATGGTGTCGATGTTAGTAGTATAAGTAATTTATAGAAAATTGAAGGTAAAAGTGAAATGGATGAAAATAAGATTCGCGAGCTTTATGCTAAGAACGATGTCTCAGAAGTTTTTACTAATTTACACTCTTCGGCCGACGGATTAAGTTCTGACGAAGCGGCCAAGAGATTAGAAAAATATGGTCCAAACGAGATTAAAAAAGCGCAAGAAGAATCCCAGTGGAAAGTTTTCTTCAAAAACTTTATCAGCATGATGGCAATTTTGCTGTGGATTTCTGGTTTAGTGGCAATTTTTAGCGGGACGCTTGAATTAGGAATCGCCATTTGGATGGTCAACGTTATTAACGGTCTATTCAGCTATTGGCAGGAGCGTGCGGCTAAGCGAGCAACTGATGCATTAAACAGTATGTTGCCGACTTATGTCCGTGTTGTTCGCGACGGCAAGGTTAGCCAAATTGATTCGAAACAATTGGTTCCGGGCGATGTTTTTCTGCTTCAGGCCGGTAATGCAATTCCAGCTGATGCGCGAATTATTTCTGCTAGTTCAATGCAGGTTGACCAAAGTGCGTTGAATGGTGAATCTGTTCCCGAATCAAAAACGACCAAGTATGCTCCAGGAGAGGGCAGCTATGCCGAAACAAACCTGATCTATTCAGGAACAACTGTTGGCTCCGGTACCGCGCGGGCAATTGCCTTTGCGACGGGGATGGAAACGGAATTTGGCCGGATTGCCCAATTAACGCAAAAGCAAGAAAAAGTTGACAGTCCGTTGACTAGAGAACTTGACCGCCTGACGAAACAGCTGTCAATCATTGCTGTTTCAATTGGTGTTGTCTTCATGTTGGCAGCCATCCTTTTCGTTCATTATCCGTTTGCTAAAGCCTTTATTTTTTCATTAGGAATGATCGTTGCGTTTATTCCCGAAGGGTTGCTGCCGACCGTTACTTTGAGTTTAGCCCAAGGTGTGCGGCGGATGGCCAAGAAACATGCCTTGGTTAAGGAATTGAACTCTGTCGAAACGCTTGGTGAAACGACCGTTATCTGTTCGGATAAAACCGGGACATTGACGCAGAACCAAATGACAATTCATTACATTTGGACGCTGCAGAATGAATACAAGGTTACGGGCAACGGCTATGTCAATAATGGCCAGATTGAACTTAACGGCAAACAGCTCTGGTATGAAGAAAATCCGGATCTGCATAAACTGATCCAAATTGCCTCTCTTGATAACGATACGGCGGTGCAGCCGAGCAAGGTTAAGGGTGGTAAACCGAAAATTTTAGGTACGCCAACCGAAGCTTCGTTGATCATCATGGCCGAAAAAGCTGGTTTTGACCGGCAAAAGGTTTTGGTTAAGTATCCAAGAATGCGTGAGCTGCCATTTGATTCCGACCGTAAGCGGATGAGCACGATTCACCGCTGGAATGATCAGCAATATATCATCTTCACTAAGGGTTCGTTTAGTGATGTGATCAAGCAATGTGATCAAGTCCAAGTTAATGGTGAAGTGCGTGCGCTGACCCAAGAAGACCGCGATCGTGCAGATAAGGTAAATGCCGATTACGCTGCTAAGGGTTTACGGAGTATGGCCATGTCTTACCGGATTGTTGACAAAGACAGTACCGATATCAATAAGCTGACAATTGATGAAGCGGAAAGCCACTTGATTTTTGTCGGATTAACAACGATGAGTGACCCGCCGCGGCCAGAGATTTATAATGCTGTCCGGCGCTGTCATGATGCCAAGATTAAGATTATCATGGTTACCGGTGACTCAACTTTGACGGCGAAATCCGTTGCTGTCCAAATCGGCCTAACTTCTGATAAAGCACGGGTTGTTTCCGGTACCGAATTGGAAGCAATGAGTGATAGTGATTTGCGTGAAGCACTGAAAGGTGAGATTATTTTTGCTCGGGTTGCGCCTGAGCAAAAATATAAAGTTGTTAAGACTTTGCAGGAAAATGGTGAGATTGTTGCCTCAACCGGTGACGGTGTCAATGATGCCCCTGCCTTAAAACAGGCCGATATCGGTATTGCCATGGGAATGACCGGTACTGATGTTGCTAAGGATGCCGCTAATATTGTTTTGACGGATGACAACTTTGCCTCGATTGTTGCCGCAATCGAAGAGGGACGTGCCGTTTACAGCAATATTCGGAAGTTCTTGACTTATATCTTGACCTCCAATGTTCCGGAAGCCTTTCCGTCAATCCTGTTCCTGTTTTCCGCTGGGGCAATACCGCTGCCAATGACCGTT
Protein-coding regions in this window:
- a CDS encoding NAD kinase, which gives rise to MRVAIAHNNNDETLKVVARLKQLLEEKDVVFDAKYPDIVITVGGDGTLINAFHRYVNQVSSIRFIGIHTGHLGFYTDWYSDNLDKMVDALLMHEPESASYPLLEVTLVTEAGEKKRYLALNESAVKRVSHTLEANIYIDDQLFENFRGDGVCISTPTGSTAYNKSLGGAVIHPRLKALQMTEIASINNRIFRTLSSPIVLAPDQWITVVPNADHFVMTVDGSRLNVLNAKKIIFRISSHVIQFDRFGHHHFWTRVKNSFIGDDNDAV
- a CDS encoding GTP pyrophosphokinase family protein; this translates as MEFDWENFLWPYDEAVRELKIKFRSLRQSFLTAGEHSPIEFVVGRVKTVDSIKEKMTRRVISPEVIETDMQDIAGIRIVCQFVDDIYKVVDLIHARDDMEVVEERDYVQNAKPSGYRSYHMVISYTVYLPDGPKKLLAEIQVRTLAMNFWATVEHTLNYKYNGSYPADISKRLKSTAEAAYHLDEEMSQIKDEVQEAQKIFTKNKGKEKS
- a CDS encoding CYTH domain-containing protein, with the translated sequence MTKEREIEAKTILPEAVYQKLVSDFTNKQVFTQVNYYFDTPNGILKANNIGCRVRVFADHAEQTLKVPDLDPVQRNFHEVIEITDQLTPENANKIVKKAQTGATCTFNGNVGQYLQQHFADEQTHLRLQTWSKTKRILADGPEGCELTLDATSYPDQYTDYELEIENTNPALIKKVLFTLENNYNFRQTSKNKNQNKIARAYMHRR
- a CDS encoding cation-transporting P-type ATPase, encoding MDENKIRELYAKNDVSEVFTNLHSSADGLSSDEAAKRLEKYGPNEIKKAQEESQWKVFFKNFISMMAILLWISGLVAIFSGTLELGIAIWMVNVINGLFSYWQERAAKRATDALNSMLPTYVRVVRDGKVSQIDSKQLVPGDVFLLQAGNAIPADARIISASSMQVDQSALNGESVPESKTTKYAPGEGSYAETNLIYSGTTVGSGTARAIAFATGMETEFGRIAQLTQKQEKVDSPLTRELDRLTKQLSIIAVSIGVVFMLAAILFVHYPFAKAFIFSLGMIVAFIPEGLLPTVTLSLAQGVRRMAKKHALVKELNSVETLGETTVICSDKTGTLTQNQMTIHYIWTLQNEYKVTGNGYVNNGQIELNGKQLWYEENPDLHKLIQIASLDNDTAVQPSKVKGGKPKILGTPTEASLIIMAEKAGFDRQKVLVKYPRMRELPFDSDRKRMSTIHRWNDQQYIIFTKGSFSDVIKQCDQVQVNGEVRALTQEDRDRADKVNADYAAKGLRSMAMSYRIVDKDSTDINKLTIDEAESHLIFVGLTTMSDPPRPEIYNAVRRCHDAKIKIIMVTGDSTLTAKSVAVQIGLTSDKARVVSGTELEAMSDSDLREALKGEIIFARVAPEQKYKVVKTLQENGEIVASTGDGVNDAPALKQADIGIAMGMTGTDVAKDAANIVLTDDNFASIVAAIEEGRAVYSNIRKFLTYILTSNVPEAFPSILFLFSAGAIPLPMTVMQILTVDLGTDMLPALGLGAEASDPDVMNQAPRKRNEHLLNKQVMLKAFLWYGLLSSAISVGAYFFVNFQNGWPKGVPLAASGPVYMRATTMVLGSIVFSQIANVLNCRTNRVSLFKKGIFSNKNIWYGIVFEIFLFFLLTVTPGLQELFNTTRLLGSDWLFLFCLPIPLVLIEEARKWLFYHKTNK
- a CDS encoding lactonase family protein, with the protein product MKVLIGGYTKNTSKGIYELPVNENAEEVTLGQAEPIITVGGPTYFQKDGPLIFTINNAGEKGGISVFKQKGDGYEETSNYLTPGSSPAYIGINKRKKLIYTANYHTGVLQVFNYSADGKLTLLADCTHIADTLGPRPEQTDGPHPHFFDETPAGNLVSCDLGNDRVDFYRLNNNKLDHLAAYHNEPGFGTRHIVFSKDGHCFYVAGELSSKINVVKFDEESWQFENIATYSTIPEDFTAHNGAAAIKISGDDKFIYVSNRGHDSITVFGINDDNTLKLVQRVSVFGEFPRDFNWDPEEKYVVVANQNTNNATLYTRSAETGCLTPVQKKIAVPEGTRVLFTEN
- a CDS encoding DsbA family protein → MFEVFLFINPIGIYCYDTENLIKKTIDDLNVDVCFHYIPLVNSEVIKSDIIRRTKDGQNISNISKYTIAAYQSLKYYHAIKLNYGNKKARSFLFQLQKAINRNFAVYTPALPIKIAKELKLDSKSITSYQDTNYIFDSINEDKMLAKKYDIKHIPTTIIFNESDTYNGILLEGRVAYNNLLQLFKNENGCRFGKLNPSPGLRLI
- a CDS encoding ABC transporter ATP-binding protein, which produces MKLTNLTVKYGRKTLLDNVNFTLTNRGHIVGILGQNGAGKTTLINVLLQKINKFTGEREVSESISYLPDKFFLYESMTVGQAIKLFAQAFPDFDEQRAERILAHFGLEHSMKLHSGSKGNHEQVHLALVLARNVDFYVMDEPLSAIDPLNRQVFIKAIENFRRKNSTVIIVTHLLRDLGEMFDDVVFMKNGQIIAMDSQAELLEKYQNLETAYAEVVGR
- a CDS encoding RluA family pseudouridine synthase yields the protein MTLFKLMVEAKSPKNLGAFLLKSGFSRRAINNAKNRQGMILVNHRRRYTGYELKTGDEVIFVTGREKKNQWLKPSVKPIKIVRETANYVVVNKEAGVLSIPSRYEDDDAVVNRLLFYFGDQVEKLKPHVITRLDKDTSGLVLVGKNAITHAMFSKIPKQDFTKKYHAVVHGNFADNELSGVVRAPIGKRDASVVRCIRPEGRPAVTEYRVLEQTAGASLVELHLLTGRTHQIRVHMQYIGHPLFGDKLYGASDAFARQALNCCYLAFPDPFASKQKTKITVEDPQDMKKLWDSLKK